In a genomic window of Mucilaginibacter sp. KACC 22063:
- a CDS encoding efflux RND transporter periplasmic adaptor subunit, whose product MFSKKHIIYSLMGVFFIGLTSCGHHEQEAARDDHFQVTDSLLNSLLVDTVKAADAKSEISLTGSVAPDETKMVKIFPMVSGVAQAVHVQLGDKVSKGQVLATLRSAEIAGFTRDLVASEADARSAKRALESTQDLYKSGLASQKDLEEAKADYQKAVAESARAGSVLSINKTNGKGYEVVSPLNGYIIDKNVTDNMQVRADNNQNMFTVADLSSVYILVNMYESDIAGVQVGDPVKITALAYPDKVFTGKIDKLFDVLDPDNKVMRARVKIDNPGNLLKPDMYADVKISAKTGVNLPAINANAVVFDNDKNYVIVVDGKAKVHIQPIKIAKRVENVAYISDGLKPGERVVASRQLYLYEALKD is encoded by the coding sequence ATGTTTTCTAAGAAGCATATTATTTACAGTTTGATGGGGGTATTCTTCATCGGGCTAACATCATGTGGCCACCACGAGCAGGAAGCAGCACGTGATGATCATTTCCAAGTAACCGATAGTTTGTTGAACAGCCTGCTGGTTGATACCGTTAAAGCTGCCGATGCCAAATCTGAAATTTCACTGACAGGCAGCGTTGCACCAGACGAAACCAAGATGGTGAAGATATTCCCGATGGTTAGTGGTGTTGCACAGGCTGTTCATGTACAGTTAGGCGATAAGGTAAGCAAAGGACAGGTTCTGGCTACTTTAAGAAGTGCCGAGATAGCAGGCTTTACCCGCGACCTTGTAGCTTCAGAAGCTGATGCGCGCAGTGCTAAACGTGCTTTGGAATCAACCCAGGACCTTTACAAAAGCGGGCTTGCCTCTCAAAAGGACTTGGAAGAAGCAAAAGCCGATTACCAGAAAGCTGTTGCCGAAAGTGCAAGGGCTGGTTCGGTATTGTCTATCAACAAAACCAACGGTAAGGGATATGAGGTGGTATCGCCGCTTAACGGCTACATCATTGATAAAAACGTAACTGATAACATGCAGGTACGTGCCGATAATAACCAGAACATGTTTACCGTAGCTGATCTATCATCGGTATATATACTGGTGAATATGTACGAGTCGGACATTGCCGGTGTACAGGTAGGCGATCCGGTTAAGATCACTGCACTGGCCTATCCTGATAAAGTTTTTACTGGTAAGATAGATAAGTTGTTTGACGTGCTTGATCCGGATAACAAAGTAATGCGTGCCCGTGTAAAAATTGACAACCCGGGCAATTTGTTAAAACCTGATATGTATGCTGATGTAAAGATCAGCGCAAAAACAGGTGTTAATTTGCCTGCTATAAACGCCAATGCCGTTGTCTTTGATAACGATAAAAACTATGTGATTGTAGTTGACGGGAAAGCCAAAGTGCATATCCAGCCAATTAAAATTGCAAAAAGGGTAGAGAATGTGGCTTACATCAGCGATGGCCTTAAGCCGGGTGAGCGCGTGGTAGCATCACGCCAGTTATACCTGTACGAAGCGCTGAAAGACTAA
- a CDS encoding TolC family protein, with protein MYRKFVIVLIIQLCCAAIGVSAFAQTPGSDTLKVTLNETEGRFLKNNLDLIVQRYHVSEAQAQVVTARLFSNPDFNISNVLYNPQSKRFFDMTHDGGEYTAQLSQLIQTAGKRNKNIQLAKISVEQAQFQLYDLLRTLKYTLRSDFYKIYYQEQSAKVYNEEITSLSSTLKAFKEQYAKGNISEKEVLRIQSQLYSLQVEYNDLKDAIDDTQSELKLIIKAPATSYLQPVVNYIPANQTLVANVPYQRLIDSAYTNRSDLKLAKSAVDYSNVNLQLQKAIAVPDITLQLGFDKQGSFVRNYNSAGIDFSLPFFNRNQGNIKQARLAIDESKVQLESQQDQVQSDVANSYKSALRLEQLYNSFDPKFKGDFDHLIGEVFKNYKKHNISLLEFLDFYDSYKTNTLQFNNIQLNRATSLEQLNYVTGSQIFNQ; from the coding sequence ATGTATAGGAAATTTGTTATTGTCCTTATTATTCAATTATGTTGTGCCGCTATTGGGGTTTCTGCCTTTGCGCAGACGCCAGGAAGCGATACATTAAAGGTTACCTTGAATGAGACTGAAGGACGGTTTTTAAAAAATAACCTCGATCTCATCGTTCAGCGTTATCACGTGAGCGAGGCACAGGCGCAGGTAGTAACCGCCCGCCTTTTCAGCAACCCTGATTTTAACATCTCTAACGTATTGTACAACCCCCAGAGCAAGCGCTTTTTCGATATGACGCATGACGGGGGAGAGTATACTGCACAGTTATCGCAATTGATACAAACAGCAGGCAAGCGCAATAAAAACATACAACTGGCCAAGATCAGTGTAGAGCAGGCGCAATTTCAGCTGTATGATCTGTTGCGCACGCTGAAATATACCTTACGCAGCGATTTTTACAAGATCTATTACCAGGAGCAATCGGCCAAGGTGTATAACGAAGAAATTACTTCGCTGTCATCTACACTAAAAGCATTTAAAGAGCAGTATGCCAAAGGCAATATTTCAGAGAAAGAAGTATTGCGTATCCAATCGCAGCTTTACAGTTTGCAGGTGGAGTATAATGATTTGAAAGATGCTATTGATGATACTCAAAGCGAATTAAAACTGATTATCAAAGCACCTGCAACCTCTTACTTACAGCCTGTGGTTAATTATATTCCGGCTAACCAAACACTGGTAGCAAACGTACCTTATCAGCGCCTTATCGATTCTGCTTATACCAATCGCAGCGATTTAAAACTGGCTAAGTCGGCAGTGGATTACAGCAATGTAAACCTGCAACTGCAAAAGGCAATAGCCGTGCCTGACATTACGCTGCAATTAGGCTTTGATAAACAAGGTAGCTTTGTGCGTAACTATAACAGTGCGGGTATAGATTTTTCACTGCCGTTTTTTAACCGTAACCAGGGTAACATTAAACAGGCCCGCTTAGCCATTGACGAAAGCAAAGTGCAGTTGGAAAGCCAGCAGGACCAGGTGCAAAGCGATGTAGCTAACTCTTACAAAAGCGCTTTACGCTTAGAACAGCTATATAACAGCTTTGACCCTAAGTTTAAAGGCGACTTTGACCACCTGATAGGCGAGGTATTTAAAAACTACAAAAAACACAACATCAGCCTGCTCGAGTTCCTTGACTTTTACGACTCGTATAAAACAAACACACTTCAATTTAATAACATACAGCTTAACCGCGCCACCTCGCTCGAACAACTGAACTACGTGACCGGCAGCCAGATATTTAACCAGTAA
- a CDS encoding HAMP domain-containing sensor histidine kinase produces the protein MKIKDRLAFYYTLLSSGTLLIIMTVMYLAFYVFFRSDFYDRLNDRAKVAAQLYLDADELPTDSLTRLRERMISALPEEVIRIYNAKNMASFIRDKQQYWSDDIIDRVRQDKSATFTEGSYQTIGINYRDNQGDFVIMVSAHDKQGQRRLSVILRIMLIIFLGVNGMFFFIGRLFAKQALSPIDQLISQIKSITASNLHLRLDEGNGKDEISTLAGNFNQLLEHLQNSFELQQTFIANASHELRTPLTSIIGEIEVSLNRERDPAYYTQLLASILADSNRLSATVTSLMDLAQTDLNYTQARREPLQIDDLIWEIQAYWASQKPHKVLNIDIGELPADPQQLVIMADKHLLAIAFNNIIGNAFKFSENKPVTLRLESVDKNLIISITDQGIGIPASDLETIFKPFYRSINGRSFQGNGIGLYVTQKIIQLYNGTISIVSRENFGTTFQIIFRSVF, from the coding sequence ATGAAAATTAAAGACCGCCTGGCTTTTTATTACACCCTGCTTAGCTCGGGTACATTGCTGATCATCATGACGGTGATGTACCTGGCTTTTTATGTGTTTTTTAGAAGTGATTTTTACGACAGGCTGAATGACCGGGCTAAAGTAGCCGCACAGCTTTATCTTGATGCCGATGAATTGCCTACCGACTCTTTAACCCGGCTACGCGAACGGATGATCAGCGCACTACCAGAGGAAGTGATCAGGATATATAACGCCAAAAACATGGCATCTTTCATCCGGGATAAGCAGCAATACTGGAGCGATGATATTATTGACCGGGTGAGGCAGGATAAATCAGCCACCTTTACCGAGGGCAGCTATCAAACAATCGGTATCAACTATAGAGACAACCAGGGCGATTTTGTAATCATGGTTTCCGCGCATGATAAGCAGGGGCAAAGGCGCTTAAGTGTAATCCTCAGGATCATGCTCATTATATTTCTGGGGGTTAACGGAATGTTCTTCTTTATCGGCCGTTTATTTGCCAAACAGGCCCTTTCGCCAATAGATCAATTAATATCACAGATAAAAAGTATTACAGCCAGTAACCTCCACCTTCGATTAGACGAGGGCAATGGGAAAGACGAGATAAGTACGCTCGCAGGTAATTTTAACCAGCTACTCGAACATCTTCAAAACTCATTTGAGTTACAGCAGACGTTTATCGCTAATGCATCGCACGAGTTAAGGACACCGCTAACCAGCATCATCGGCGAAATTGAGGTATCTTTAAACCGTGAACGCGACCCTGCTTACTATACCCAGCTGCTGGCATCTATACTTGCCGATTCAAACCGCTTATCGGCAACGGTAACCAGCTTAATGGACCTGGCGCAAACAGACCTTAATTATACACAAGCGCGCCGGGAACCGTTGCAAATTGATGACCTGATATGGGAGATACAGGCATATTGGGCCAGCCAGAAACCGCATAAAGTACTGAATATTGATATTGGCGAATTACCTGCCGATCCGCAGCAACTGGTAATTATGGCCGATAAGCACCTGCTGGCCATCGCCTTTAATAATATTATAGGTAATGCTTTTAAGTTTTCGGAAAACAAGCCTGTTACTTTGAGATTAGAATCGGTTGATAAAAATCTGATCATCAGTATAACCGATCAGGGTATTGGTATACCTGCCAGCGATCTCGAAACTATTTTTAAACCCTTTTACAGAAGCATTAACGGGCGCAGTTTCCAGGGAAACGGAATAGGGTTATACGTAACGCAAAAAATCATACAGCTATACAACGGTACCATAAGTATTGTATCGCGCGAGAATTTTGGTACCACCTTTCAGATTATTTTCCGGTCTGTTTTCTAA
- a CDS encoding response regulator transcription factor, with protein sequence MLNICLIEDEEKVAGFITRGLEEQGYHVVNYRDGASASDAVSMHRYDLIILDLMLPDIHGFDLCRQIRKFDQQVPILMLSALGGLSDKVEGLQIGADDYLVKPFHFSELLARIEALLRRNRPQPAKQDGDVLTFGDLKLDLKSKTAERAGQEIILTSKEYGLLELFMKHPNRTLARDYIAEQVWGIQFDTGTNFIDVYVNYLRKKIEKDFDGKLIHTVIGMGYILKNK encoded by the coding sequence ATGCTGAATATTTGCCTTATCGAAGATGAAGAGAAAGTGGCTGGTTTTATAACCCGTGGACTTGAAGAACAAGGTTATCATGTGGTAAACTACCGCGATGGGGCTTCGGCAAGTGATGCTGTTTCCATGCATCGTTATGACTTGATCATACTTGACTTGATGCTGCCCGACATACATGGTTTTGACCTTTGCCGCCAGATCAGGAAGTTTGATCAGCAGGTGCCTATACTCATGCTTTCGGCGCTTGGCGGCTTATCAGATAAGGTAGAAGGTTTGCAAATTGGCGCTGATGATTACCTGGTGAAACCCTTTCATTTTAGCGAACTGCTGGCACGTATCGAGGCTTTACTTCGCCGTAACCGCCCGCAGCCAGCCAAGCAGGACGGCGACGTACTTACTTTTGGCGACCTGAAGCTTGACCTTAAAAGTAAAACGGCAGAACGCGCCGGACAGGAAATTATACTTACCAGTAAAGAGTACGGCCTGCTTGAGCTTTTTATGAAGCATCCTAACCGTACCCTTGCGCGCGATTATATTGCCGAACAGGTGTGGGGCATACAGTTTGACACGGGCACCAATTTTATTGATGTATACGTAAACTACCTTCGTAAAAAGATAGAGAAGGACTTCGATGGCAAGCTGATACACACCGTTATCGGTATGGGGTACATCCTGAAAAATAAATAG
- a CDS encoding PQQ-dependent sugar dehydrogenase, translated as MKFAHNYLITGLTVFSVLTACKNKAATDSPATSTDTSKGAPVETKAPNSNYKPAFAGQTRAPGVKTKTELSVSVLNSSLDRPWAICNLPDGRFLITQKGGKLIILTNDGKTSKQVSGLPSVVDDGQGGLLDVNIDPQFSSNRMVYWDYAEQASGGTLLAIAKGKLSADESKLENVQVIYRAQPAYNGGLQFGSRIVFDQQGNLFVTTGERGANDIRVKAQDLSAAIGKVLHLTKDGKAVPGGPFANTPNALPEIYAYGLRSPEGMAWNPQTNELFEAEFGPRGGDEINVIEAGKNYGWPVITYGIEYSGEKVGEGIQQKSGMEQPIYYWDPVISPSGITFYNSDVIPEWKGNLFIGALSGSHICRLVLNGHKVVGEERLLADKGERFRALTVGKDGALYAVTDGGKLYKVAKK; from the coding sequence ATGAAATTTGCCCATAATTACCTTATCACTGGTCTTACTGTTTTCAGTGTTTTAACTGCCTGCAAAAACAAGGCAGCAACAGATAGCCCTGCTACTTCTACTGATACCAGTAAAGGTGCGCCTGTAGAAACCAAAGCACCAAATAGCAACTACAAGCCTGCTTTTGCAGGGCAAACCCGCGCACCGGGGGTAAAAACAAAAACCGAACTATCTGTAAGCGTACTTAACAGCAGCCTCGACAGGCCCTGGGCTATCTGCAATTTACCCGACGGCCGTTTCCTGATCACGCAGAAAGGCGGCAAACTGATTATATTAACTAACGATGGCAAGACCAGCAAACAAGTAAGCGGATTACCGTCTGTTGTTGACGACGGCCAGGGCGGTTTACTTGATGTAAATATCGACCCGCAATTTTCATCAAACCGGATGGTTTACTGGGATTATGCGGAACAAGCATCGGGCGGAACATTACTTGCCATTGCAAAAGGCAAACTTTCAGCCGATGAATCTAAGTTGGAGAATGTACAGGTGATCTACCGCGCACAACCTGCTTACAATGGCGGACTGCAATTTGGCTCAAGAATAGTATTCGACCAGCAAGGCAACTTGTTTGTTACTACTGGTGAACGCGGCGCTAATGATATACGTGTTAAGGCACAGGATTTATCTGCTGCCATTGGTAAGGTTTTACATCTTACTAAAGATGGTAAAGCCGTACCCGGCGGCCCGTTTGCCAACACGCCAAATGCACTACCCGAGATTTATGCATATGGGTTACGTAGCCCTGAGGGCATGGCATGGAACCCGCAAACCAATGAGCTTTTTGAAGCAGAGTTTGGCCCGCGCGGGGGCGACGAAATTAATGTGATTGAAGCAGGGAAGAATTACGGCTGGCCTGTAATTACCTACGGTATTGAATACAGCGGCGAAAAGGTAGGCGAAGGCATACAACAAAAAAGCGGCATGGAACAGCCCATTTATTACTGGGATCCGGTGATATCGCCATCGGGCATTACGTTTTATAATAGCGACGTTATCCCCGAATGGAAAGGCAATCTGTTTATCGGTGCCTTAAGCGGTTCGCACATTTGCCGCCTTGTACTTAACGGGCATAAGGTTGTGGGCGAAGAAAGATTACTTGCCGACAAAGGCGAACGTTTCCGTGCTTTAACTGTTGGCAAAGACGGCGCATTGTATGCCGTTACCGATGGTGGTAAACTATATAAAGTAGCTAAAAAATAA
- a CDS encoding RNA recognition motif domain-containing protein, whose protein sequence is MVKLFVGGLPAEIKEMDLAKLIIPHGNISTIKVVRDRQTRRCKGYAFVEMADEAGAEQAIAALNGEPLEDKVLTVHVAEEKPAAPPKPFKQFSSRPASSGSYGSYNRSAPPAPSDRPRRPRKSSRMD, encoded by the coding sequence ATGGTGAAGTTATTTGTGGGCGGTTTGCCCGCTGAGATCAAAGAAATGGATCTCGCTAAATTGATTATTCCGCACGGTAACATTAGTACCATAAAGGTTGTGCGCGACCGTCAGACACGCCGTTGCAAAGGTTATGCCTTTGTTGAAATGGCTGACGAAGCAGGCGCAGAACAAGCCATAGCCGCCCTTAATGGCGAACCCCTGGAAGATAAAGTACTTACCGTTCACGTTGCTGAAGAAAAACCAGCCGCACCGCCAAAGCCGTTTAAACAGTTTTCAAGCCGTCCGGCATCATCAGGATCATATGGTTCATACAACCGGTCAGCGCCACCTGCGCCTTCAGACAGGCCAAGGCGCCCAAGGAAATCATCAAGAATGGACTAA
- a CDS encoding glycoside hydrolase family 25 protein produces MSPVQKKPAAKPKVPSVKQPAQAKKPAKPRASAKKKTQQKPNYWPVIAVVAALILFSPFYYKLVTRSFTSAWHWLNDIGENANYRHYKSFNIHVSEKYTVHGIDVSYAQGKINWKKVKEMDENGLHISFAFIKATEGEKFVDTYFQRNWREAAKTGLICGAYHFFRPEKNGRNQAKLLLKTVKLESNDLPLVIDVEKLDGVSPEKMRSSLDQCLSYLKYHGPGKPIIYSGLSFYTDYLKGYFDEYPLWIAHYDQPDERVNKAANWQFWQHSDKATVNGIHHAVDFDTFRGDSLEFSKFLIH; encoded by the coding sequence GTGAGTCCTGTGCAAAAAAAGCCTGCTGCAAAACCCAAAGTTCCGTCTGTAAAGCAACCGGCACAGGCTAAAAAGCCTGCTAAGCCGCGTGCGTCTGCAAAAAAGAAAACCCAGCAAAAGCCCAATTACTGGCCTGTTATTGCTGTAGTTGCGGCGCTAATCTTATTTTCGCCGTTTTACTATAAGCTGGTTACACGTAGCTTTACCTCCGCATGGCATTGGCTTAATGATATTGGCGAAAATGCTAACTACCGCCACTATAAAAGCTTTAACATCCATGTATCAGAAAAGTATACCGTGCATGGTATCGATGTTTCTTACGCCCAGGGAAAGATCAACTGGAAGAAGGTTAAGGAAATGGATGAGAACGGACTGCATATCAGCTTTGCGTTTATTAAAGCTACTGAGGGAGAAAAATTTGTAGATACTTACTTTCAGCGCAACTGGCGCGAAGCCGCTAAAACCGGGCTGATCTGCGGTGCCTACCATTTCTTCAGACCAGAAAAAAACGGTCGCAACCAGGCAAAACTGCTTTTAAAAACGGTGAAGCTGGAAAGCAACGACCTGCCGCTTGTGATTGATGTCGAGAAGCTGGATGGCGTATCACCCGAAAAAATGCGGTCATCACTTGATCAGTGCCTCTCTTACCTTAAATATCATGGCCCGGGCAAACCGATTATTTATTCGGGCCTCAGTTTTTACACCGATTACCTGAAAGGTTATTTTGACGAATATCCGCTTTGGATAGCCCATTACGACCAGCCCGATGAGCGCGTTAACAAAGCGGCTAACTGGCAGTTTTGGCAACACTCGGATAAGGCCACGGTTAACGGCATACACCACGCGGTAGACTTTGATACCTTTCGTGGCGACAGCTTAGAATTCAGCAAGTTTTTGATACATTAG
- a CDS encoding SDR family oxidoreductase, with translation MRILLTGATGYIGHRLLPVLLDEGHTVICAVRDKGRLDLKKYKPEQVQLAEADLLNADSLNNLPKDIDAAYYLVHSMTGAGFSDKEKQSAENFVKYLDTTSAKQLIYLGGIVNSQQLSAHLQSRLNVEQALSSGKVPLTALRAGIIVGSGSASFEIIRDLVEKLPVMVAPKWLKTKCQPIAIRNVIQFLTGVLGREDCYAKHFDIYGPDVLTYKQMLLDFAAVRKLKRTICIVPVMTPRISSYWLYFVTSTSYELAKNLVESMKIDVVGKHNDLPERLNIELIPYKEAIQIAFDKIEQNLVLSSWNDSAWTDIFKEGIAKHLEVPQYGVFQNKQKEMTKDVSSASARIFAIGGRSGWYYADWLWAFRGFLDKLFGGVGLRRGRKNANEVSVGDALDFWRVIYANKQENRLLLYAEMKLPGEAWLEFKIDDKACVQQTATFRPLGLWGRLYWFTMLPFHFFIFKGMLHKIAAG, from the coding sequence ATGAGGATTTTACTTACTGGTGCTACCGGGTATATCGGCCACAGGCTGTTACCCGTTTTACTTGACGAAGGGCATACTGTTATTTGTGCGGTAAGAGATAAGGGAAGGCTCGACCTTAAAAAGTATAAGCCCGAGCAGGTGCAGCTTGCCGAGGCCGACTTATTAAATGCAGACAGCCTTAATAACCTGCCAAAAGATATTGATGCAGCCTACTACCTTGTACACTCCATGACAGGGGCTGGCTTCAGCGACAAAGAAAAGCAGTCGGCCGAAAACTTTGTAAAATACCTCGACACCACCAGCGCCAAACAACTGATCTATTTGGGTGGCATTGTAAACAGCCAACAACTTTCTGCCCATTTACAGTCAAGGCTAAATGTTGAGCAGGCTTTATCGTCGGGCAAGGTGCCGCTTACCGCATTACGCGCCGGTATTATTGTGGGCTCGGGTAGCGCCTCCTTCGAAATCATCCGCGACCTGGTCGAAAAACTACCGGTAATGGTGGCTCCTAAATGGCTTAAAACCAAATGCCAGCCTATTGCTATACGCAACGTGATACAGTTTTTGACCGGCGTACTCGGCCGCGAAGATTGTTACGCCAAACATTTTGATATTTATGGCCCAGATGTACTTACCTACAAACAAATGCTGCTTGATTTTGCAGCGGTAAGAAAATTAAAGCGCACCATTTGCATTGTGCCTGTAATGACGCCCCGGATATCTTCTTACTGGCTTTATTTTGTAACATCAACCTCTTATGAACTGGCTAAAAATCTGGTAGAGAGCATGAAGATTGATGTAGTTGGCAAGCACAATGATCTGCCAGAGAGATTAAATATTGAGCTTATCCCCTACAAAGAGGCAATACAGATCGCTTTTGATAAAATAGAGCAGAACCTTGTACTTTCATCATGGAACGATTCTGCATGGACGGATATTTTTAAAGAAGGTATCGCCAAGCACCTTGAGGTACCTCAATATGGAGTTTTCCAAAACAAGCAAAAGGAAATGACGAAGGATGTAAGTTCTGCCTCGGCAAGGATATTTGCCATAGGCGGCCGTTCGGGCTGGTACTATGCCGACTGGCTTTGGGCATTTCGCGGCTTTCTTGATAAACTTTTTGGTGGTGTGGGCTTACGTCGCGGCAGAAAGAATGCCAATGAAGTTTCCGTTGGCGATGCGTTAGACTTTTGGCGGGTAATTTATGCCAACAAACAGGAAAACAGGTTGCTGCTTTATGCAGAAATGAAATTACCCGGAGAAGCATGGCTGGAGTTTAAAATTGACGATAAGGCATGCGTACAACAAACCGCTACTTTTCGCCCGCTTGGTTTATGGGGCAGGCTATACTGGTTTACCATGCTACCTTTCCACTTTTTTATATTTAAAGGCATGCTGCATAAAATAGCAGCCGGATAA
- a CDS encoding RNA-binding S4 domain-containing protein: MPEKDKLRIDKYLWAIRMFKTRTLASEACKAGRVKLDGQNIKPSHEVKIGETYNIAKGPDRKIITVTGLLENRVDAKTAVNFYSDLTPVELTPGFKSMFHAPMLRRDRGTGRPTKRDRREIDDLQGEYFNKPEDTEES; encoded by the coding sequence ATGCCAGAGAAAGATAAGCTGAGAATTGATAAATACTTATGGGCCATCCGCATGTTTAAAACCCGCACATTGGCTTCTGAAGCCTGCAAGGCTGGCCGGGTAAAATTGGATGGGCAAAATATAAAGCCATCGCACGAGGTAAAGATTGGCGAAACGTATAATATAGCCAAAGGACCCGACCGCAAAATTATTACGGTTACCGGCTTGCTTGAAAACCGAGTGGATGCTAAAACGGCCGTAAACTTTTATTCGGACTTAACGCCGGTAGAACTAACGCCTGGTTTTAAAAGCATGTTTCACGCACCGATGCTGCGCCGCGACCGCGGTACAGGCCGACCAACAAAGCGTGACCGCCGCGAAATTGACGACTTGCAGGGCGAGTATTTCAATAAACCTGAAGACACAGAAGAATCATAG
- a CDS encoding 2,3,4,5-tetrahydropyridine-2,6-dicarboxylate N-succinyltransferase: MYTDLKTLVEEAWEDRALLTQNEYIAAVETVIERLNNGEMRVAECITNRWHVNDWIKKAVILYFPIMQMEEIKVGPFVFHDKMKLKTDYKKSGVRVVPHGIARYGAYLAKGVIMMPSYVNIGAYVDEGTMVDTWATVGSCAQIGKHVHLSGGVGIGGVLEPVQAAPVIIEDNCFIGSRAIVVEGVHVEREAVLGANVVLTASTKIIDITKEEPIEYKGRVPERSVVIPGSYTKKFPAGEYQVPCALIIGKRKESTDKKTSLNDALRENNVAV; this comes from the coding sequence ATGTACACTGATCTTAAAACGTTAGTTGAAGAAGCATGGGAAGATCGTGCCCTGCTTACCCAAAACGAATACATTGCTGCTGTAGAAACAGTTATTGAGCGCCTTAACAATGGCGAAATGCGTGTTGCCGAATGCATCACCAATCGCTGGCATGTGAATGATTGGATTAAGAAAGCTGTAATCCTTTACTTCCCTATTATGCAAATGGAAGAAATTAAGGTTGGCCCGTTCGTTTTCCATGATAAAATGAAACTGAAAACTGATTATAAAAAGTCAGGCGTACGCGTGGTTCCTCACGGTATTGCACGTTATGGCGCATATCTTGCAAAAGGCGTGATCATGATGCCATCATACGTAAACATCGGTGCTTATGTTGATGAAGGTACCATGGTTGATACCTGGGCAACTGTAGGCTCATGTGCGCAAATTGGCAAACACGTACATTTAAGCGGTGGTGTAGGTATCGGTGGTGTGTTAGAACCTGTACAGGCCGCACCTGTAATTATCGAAGACAACTGCTTTATAGGCTCACGCGCTATTGTGGTTGAAGGTGTACACGTTGAAAGAGAAGCCGTTTTAGGCGCTAATGTTGTGTTAACTGCTTCAACTAAAATTATCGATATTACCAAAGAAGAACCAATTGAGTATAAAGGCCGCGTTCCTGAACGTTCAGTTGTTATCCCTGGTTCATATACTAAAAAATTCCCTGCAGGCGAGTACCAGGTACCATGCGCACTGATCATCGGCAAACGTAAAGAGTCGACCGATAAAAAAACTTCGCTTAACGATGCGTTAAGAGAAAATAACGTAGCGGTATAA